One genomic region from Bactrocera tryoni isolate S06 chromosome 3, CSIRO_BtryS06_freeze2, whole genome shotgun sequence encodes:
- the LOC120770453 gene encoding uncharacterized protein LOC120770453 isoform X3, which produces MLACPYQRSSLGVIGILVVFYFLYWNLYVFPSDSKLREDLSSLQQSYIYIKPSWGYNNSWRQIGSKANHLIYSAYFDDRLDVLETINDHNTKVPIGSLRIIAILPREFKETITCTIRFEDFVDKSIPIGKVQPLMEHHDHKYAAYSFMCPLYVNRNSTTIHLPQSVAISYPSNRLSQLSPTFVPISYPRDVDQLFAMSRPVVSVCVGPLQQNYSNVLRVAEFVEMYRILGARHFYFYHLSASEEVMRLLRHYQSEGIVDVLQWNVPDELLSQVHYGGIMAQINDCVYRAMVVDNYRYAATVDLDEVLVPLKHNSLAIFLRQCDEGRTSAYVFRNVFFYNLDINDSFSLPAHTHNRFLYSQMKVRRTLEVMPTHQRSKCIVNTQSIIEMGNHFVWRNVPGYTETTMPLSVGLLFHYRDQCINCKAPLMVDYTARRFGSLIWDRVDETCGQVFTESGICPT; this is translated from the exons ATGTTGGCGTGTCCATATCAACGTTCATCACTCGGTGTTATCGGCATacttgttgtattttattttttatactggAATCTCTACGTGTTTCCTTCT GACTCCAAATTGCGTGAAGATCTGAGTTCGCTACAACAATCctacatttatataaaaccatCATGGGGATACAACAACTCTTGGCGACAAATAGGCAGCAAAGCAAACCACTTGATTTACTCAGCATACTTTGATGATCGATTGGATGTGCTCG aaacAATAAACGACCACAACACGAAGGTACCAATAGGCTCTTTGCGTATTATCGCCATTTTACCACGAGAATTTAAGGAGACCATAACCTGCACCATCAG ATTCGAGGATTTCGTTGATAAAAGCATCCCAATTGGGAAAGTGCAACCGTTGATGGAACATCATGACCACAAATACGCGGCTTACTCCTTCATGTGCCCACTCTATGTAAATCGTAACAGCACTACAATTCATCTGCCACAATCGGTTGCGATTTCTTATCCCTCCAACAGGCTAAGTCAACTGAGTCCAACATTTGTGCCGATCAG CTATCCGCGCGATGTGGACCAATTGTTCGCCATGTCACGTCCCGTGGTCTCAGTGTGCGTCGGGCCGCTGCAACAAAACTACTCGAATGTGCTGCGCGTCGCTGAATTCGTCGAAATGTATCGAATACTCGGTGCTCGACACTTCTACTTCTATCATCTCTCCGCTAGCGAGGAAGTGATGCGTCTATTACGACATTATCAAAGCGAAGGCATCGTCGATGTACTGCAGTGGAATGTGCCAGATGAGCTGTTGTCTCAAGTGCATTACGGGGGAATCATGGCGCAAATCAACGACTGTGTCTATCGCGCCATGGTTGTGGACAACTATCGTTATGCGGCCACTGTTGATCTGGACGAGGTACTCGTACCGTTGAAACACAATTCGCTGGCGATTTTTCTGCGGCAATGCGATGAGGGTCGTACCTCGGCGTACGTCTTTCGTAATGTGTTCTTCTATAATCTCGACATTAACGATAGCTTCAGTCTGCCGGCTCACACTCATAACCGTTTCCTTTACTCGCAAATGAAAGTGCGTCGCACTTTGGAGGTTATGCCCACACATCAGCGCAGCAAATGCATTGTGAATACACAGTCCATTATCGAAATGGGTAATCATTTTGTGTGGCGCAATGTGCCCGGTTATACGGAGACGACTATGCCTCTAAGTGTGGGTCTACTTTTCCACTATCGCGATCAGTGCATCAATTGCAAGGCTCCACTGATGGTTGACTATACGGCACGTCGGTTCGGTTCGTTGATTTGGGATCGCGTGGACGAGACTTGTGGCCAAGTGTTTACCGAAAGTGGCATATGTCCGACGTAG
- the LOC120770453 gene encoding uncharacterized protein LOC120770453 isoform X1 produces the protein MLSGNGNQAQYAYFLLSGAVALTIIILAYVSVRTTLDSKLREDLSSLQQSYIYIKPSWGYNNSWRQIGSKANHLIYSAYFDDRLDVLETINDHNTKVPIGSLRIIAILPREFKETITCTIRFEDFVDKSIPIGKVQPLMEHHDHKYAAYSFMCPLYVNRNSTTIHLPQSVAISYPSNRLSQLSPTFVPISYPRDVDQLFAMSRPVVSVCVGPLQQNYSNVLRVAEFVEMYRILGARHFYFYHLSASEEVMRLLRHYQSEGIVDVLQWNVPDELLSQVHYGGIMAQINDCVYRAMVVDNYRYAATVDLDEVLVPLKHNSLAIFLRQCDEGRTSAYVFRNVFFYNLDINDSFSLPAHTHNRFLYSQMKVRRTLEVMPTHQRSKCIVNTQSIIEMGNHFVWRNVPGYTETTMPLSVGLLFHYRDQCINCKAPLMVDYTARRFGSLIWDRVDETCGQVFTESGICPT, from the exons ATGCTGTCGGGCAATGGCAATCAAGCGCAGTATGCGTACTTTCTGCTGTCGGGCGCAGTGGCATTGACCATCATTATACTCGCCTATGTGTCAGTGCGCACAACACTC GACTCCAAATTGCGTGAAGATCTGAGTTCGCTACAACAATCctacatttatataaaaccatCATGGGGATACAACAACTCTTGGCGACAAATAGGCAGCAAAGCAAACCACTTGATTTACTCAGCATACTTTGATGATCGATTGGATGTGCTCG aaacAATAAACGACCACAACACGAAGGTACCAATAGGCTCTTTGCGTATTATCGCCATTTTACCACGAGAATTTAAGGAGACCATAACCTGCACCATCAG ATTCGAGGATTTCGTTGATAAAAGCATCCCAATTGGGAAAGTGCAACCGTTGATGGAACATCATGACCACAAATACGCGGCTTACTCCTTCATGTGCCCACTCTATGTAAATCGTAACAGCACTACAATTCATCTGCCACAATCGGTTGCGATTTCTTATCCCTCCAACAGGCTAAGTCAACTGAGTCCAACATTTGTGCCGATCAG CTATCCGCGCGATGTGGACCAATTGTTCGCCATGTCACGTCCCGTGGTCTCAGTGTGCGTCGGGCCGCTGCAACAAAACTACTCGAATGTGCTGCGCGTCGCTGAATTCGTCGAAATGTATCGAATACTCGGTGCTCGACACTTCTACTTCTATCATCTCTCCGCTAGCGAGGAAGTGATGCGTCTATTACGACATTATCAAAGCGAAGGCATCGTCGATGTACTGCAGTGGAATGTGCCAGATGAGCTGTTGTCTCAAGTGCATTACGGGGGAATCATGGCGCAAATCAACGACTGTGTCTATCGCGCCATGGTTGTGGACAACTATCGTTATGCGGCCACTGTTGATCTGGACGAGGTACTCGTACCGTTGAAACACAATTCGCTGGCGATTTTTCTGCGGCAATGCGATGAGGGTCGTACCTCGGCGTACGTCTTTCGTAATGTGTTCTTCTATAATCTCGACATTAACGATAGCTTCAGTCTGCCGGCTCACACTCATAACCGTTTCCTTTACTCGCAAATGAAAGTGCGTCGCACTTTGGAGGTTATGCCCACACATCAGCGCAGCAAATGCATTGTGAATACACAGTCCATTATCGAAATGGGTAATCATTTTGTGTGGCGCAATGTGCCCGGTTATACGGAGACGACTATGCCTCTAAGTGTGGGTCTACTTTTCCACTATCGCGATCAGTGCATCAATTGCAAGGCTCCACTGATGGTTGACTATACGGCACGTCGGTTCGGTTCGTTGATTTGGGATCGCGTGGACGAGACTTGTGGCCAAGTGTTTACCGAAAGTGGCATATGTCCGACGTAG
- the LOC120770453 gene encoding uncharacterized protein LOC120770453 isoform X4, whose translation MLIICILQDSKLREDLSSLQQSYIYIKPSWGYNNSWRQIGSKANHLIYSAYFDDRLDVLETINDHNTKVPIGSLRIIAILPREFKETITCTIRFEDFVDKSIPIGKVQPLMEHHDHKYAAYSFMCPLYVNRNSTTIHLPQSVAISYPSNRLSQLSPTFVPISYPRDVDQLFAMSRPVVSVCVGPLQQNYSNVLRVAEFVEMYRILGARHFYFYHLSASEEVMRLLRHYQSEGIVDVLQWNVPDELLSQVHYGGIMAQINDCVYRAMVVDNYRYAATVDLDEVLVPLKHNSLAIFLRQCDEGRTSAYVFRNVFFYNLDINDSFSLPAHTHNRFLYSQMKVRRTLEVMPTHQRSKCIVNTQSIIEMGNHFVWRNVPGYTETTMPLSVGLLFHYRDQCINCKAPLMVDYTARRFGSLIWDRVDETCGQVFTESGICPT comes from the exons atgctgatcatttgcatactacaa GACTCCAAATTGCGTGAAGATCTGAGTTCGCTACAACAATCctacatttatataaaaccatCATGGGGATACAACAACTCTTGGCGACAAATAGGCAGCAAAGCAAACCACTTGATTTACTCAGCATACTTTGATGATCGATTGGATGTGCTCG aaacAATAAACGACCACAACACGAAGGTACCAATAGGCTCTTTGCGTATTATCGCCATTTTACCACGAGAATTTAAGGAGACCATAACCTGCACCATCAG ATTCGAGGATTTCGTTGATAAAAGCATCCCAATTGGGAAAGTGCAACCGTTGATGGAACATCATGACCACAAATACGCGGCTTACTCCTTCATGTGCCCACTCTATGTAAATCGTAACAGCACTACAATTCATCTGCCACAATCGGTTGCGATTTCTTATCCCTCCAACAGGCTAAGTCAACTGAGTCCAACATTTGTGCCGATCAG CTATCCGCGCGATGTGGACCAATTGTTCGCCATGTCACGTCCCGTGGTCTCAGTGTGCGTCGGGCCGCTGCAACAAAACTACTCGAATGTGCTGCGCGTCGCTGAATTCGTCGAAATGTATCGAATACTCGGTGCTCGACACTTCTACTTCTATCATCTCTCCGCTAGCGAGGAAGTGATGCGTCTATTACGACATTATCAAAGCGAAGGCATCGTCGATGTACTGCAGTGGAATGTGCCAGATGAGCTGTTGTCTCAAGTGCATTACGGGGGAATCATGGCGCAAATCAACGACTGTGTCTATCGCGCCATGGTTGTGGACAACTATCGTTATGCGGCCACTGTTGATCTGGACGAGGTACTCGTACCGTTGAAACACAATTCGCTGGCGATTTTTCTGCGGCAATGCGATGAGGGTCGTACCTCGGCGTACGTCTTTCGTAATGTGTTCTTCTATAATCTCGACATTAACGATAGCTTCAGTCTGCCGGCTCACACTCATAACCGTTTCCTTTACTCGCAAATGAAAGTGCGTCGCACTTTGGAGGTTATGCCCACACATCAGCGCAGCAAATGCATTGTGAATACACAGTCCATTATCGAAATGGGTAATCATTTTGTGTGGCGCAATGTGCCCGGTTATACGGAGACGACTATGCCTCTAAGTGTGGGTCTACTTTTCCACTATCGCGATCAGTGCATCAATTGCAAGGCTCCACTGATGGTTGACTATACGGCACGTCGGTTCGGTTCGTTGATTTGGGATCGCGTGGACGAGACTTGTGGCCAAGTGTTTACCGAAAGTGGCATATGTCCGACGTAG
- the LOC120770453 gene encoding uncharacterized protein LOC120770453 isoform X2 gives MLSDDSSVAWGTFAMSKGRVRSDEVLGRRILSYKRVDSKLREDLSSLQQSYIYIKPSWGYNNSWRQIGSKANHLIYSAYFDDRLDVLETINDHNTKVPIGSLRIIAILPREFKETITCTIRFEDFVDKSIPIGKVQPLMEHHDHKYAAYSFMCPLYVNRNSTTIHLPQSVAISYPSNRLSQLSPTFVPISYPRDVDQLFAMSRPVVSVCVGPLQQNYSNVLRVAEFVEMYRILGARHFYFYHLSASEEVMRLLRHYQSEGIVDVLQWNVPDELLSQVHYGGIMAQINDCVYRAMVVDNYRYAATVDLDEVLVPLKHNSLAIFLRQCDEGRTSAYVFRNVFFYNLDINDSFSLPAHTHNRFLYSQMKVRRTLEVMPTHQRSKCIVNTQSIIEMGNHFVWRNVPGYTETTMPLSVGLLFHYRDQCINCKAPLMVDYTARRFGSLIWDRVDETCGQVFTESGICPT, from the exons GACTCCAAATTGCGTGAAGATCTGAGTTCGCTACAACAATCctacatttatataaaaccatCATGGGGATACAACAACTCTTGGCGACAAATAGGCAGCAAAGCAAACCACTTGATTTACTCAGCATACTTTGATGATCGATTGGATGTGCTCG aaacAATAAACGACCACAACACGAAGGTACCAATAGGCTCTTTGCGTATTATCGCCATTTTACCACGAGAATTTAAGGAGACCATAACCTGCACCATCAG ATTCGAGGATTTCGTTGATAAAAGCATCCCAATTGGGAAAGTGCAACCGTTGATGGAACATCATGACCACAAATACGCGGCTTACTCCTTCATGTGCCCACTCTATGTAAATCGTAACAGCACTACAATTCATCTGCCACAATCGGTTGCGATTTCTTATCCCTCCAACAGGCTAAGTCAACTGAGTCCAACATTTGTGCCGATCAG CTATCCGCGCGATGTGGACCAATTGTTCGCCATGTCACGTCCCGTGGTCTCAGTGTGCGTCGGGCCGCTGCAACAAAACTACTCGAATGTGCTGCGCGTCGCTGAATTCGTCGAAATGTATCGAATACTCGGTGCTCGACACTTCTACTTCTATCATCTCTCCGCTAGCGAGGAAGTGATGCGTCTATTACGACATTATCAAAGCGAAGGCATCGTCGATGTACTGCAGTGGAATGTGCCAGATGAGCTGTTGTCTCAAGTGCATTACGGGGGAATCATGGCGCAAATCAACGACTGTGTCTATCGCGCCATGGTTGTGGACAACTATCGTTATGCGGCCACTGTTGATCTGGACGAGGTACTCGTACCGTTGAAACACAATTCGCTGGCGATTTTTCTGCGGCAATGCGATGAGGGTCGTACCTCGGCGTACGTCTTTCGTAATGTGTTCTTCTATAATCTCGACATTAACGATAGCTTCAGTCTGCCGGCTCACACTCATAACCGTTTCCTTTACTCGCAAATGAAAGTGCGTCGCACTTTGGAGGTTATGCCCACACATCAGCGCAGCAAATGCATTGTGAATACACAGTCCATTATCGAAATGGGTAATCATTTTGTGTGGCGCAATGTGCCCGGTTATACGGAGACGACTATGCCTCTAAGTGTGGGTCTACTTTTCCACTATCGCGATCAGTGCATCAATTGCAAGGCTCCACTGATGGTTGACTATACGGCACGTCGGTTCGGTTCGTTGATTTGGGATCGCGTGGACGAGACTTGTGGCCAAGTGTTTACCGAAAGTGGCATATGTCCGACGTAG
- the LOC120770458 gene encoding uncharacterized protein LOC120770458, with amino-acid sequence MGRKSKARSKGKQIMSVRERQIIERSRLLIKGHISEFVVRHEALDGPSTSRASRKPNPTGMGLFYLDLKDAFADAFYSNNTVNVPKLGSIFKAENFEVNVEPIPKIGNNTKTDIEDTLIILKVCQLRAIIVKIEEEKKIGLAGNAVSPHTRAKLSKIDYIQEGIQRDIRTMRAQLRSIRQTDIEQLSGSEKNSDCFVIVDEHGEKISEEGAAVKVREPNEMHELIKREFRAAFYENMAAHLEGVYPWQGVDAKMVNCSSQQRVVEDHADILARAIKVIESRILDCDKSKTINLENEEENYYPELDGLYPTPSSRCGNIEDLDESFSLDSPTALKDSCIIINSDGEEMCKQEFEKFFTSESHHRPN; translated from the exons atgggacGAAAGAGTAAGGCAAGGTCAAAAGGCAAACAAATCATGTCTGTCAGGGAAAGACAAATTATCGAAAGGTCAAGGCTACTTATAAAAGGCCATATTTCAGAATTCGTTGTTAGACACGAGGCGCTGGATGGCCCGTCAACAAGTCGCGCTAGTCGAAAACCTAATC ctaCTGGGATGGGATTGTTTTATCTAGACCTTAAAGACGCATTCGCAGACGCCTTTTATAGCAACAACACAGTGAATGTCCCGAAGTTAGGGAGTATTTTCAAGGCGGAAAATTTTGAGGTAAACGTAGAACCCATTCCGAAAATTGGTAACAACACCAAAACTGATATAGAAGATACGCTAATTATTTTGAAAGTCTGCCAACTGCGTgcaataattgtaaaaatagaagaagaaaaaaaaattggattagCCGGAAATGCTGTAAGCCCACACACACGAGCTAAGctttcaaaaatagattatatacAGGAAGGCATCCAAAGAG aCATCCGTACAATGAGAGCGCAACTCAGGAGTATTCGCCAAACAGACATTGAACAGCTAAGTGGCAGCGAAAAGAATTCGGACTGCTTCGTAATTGTTGATGAACATGGTGAAAAAATATCtgaag aaggagCTGCTGTGAAAGTCAGGGAGCCTAACGAAATGCACGAACTAATTAAAAGAGAGTTTAGAGCAGCTTTTTATGAGAACATGGCTGCCCATCTGGAGGGTGTTTACCCATGGCAAGGCGTGGATGCGAAAATGGTAAATTGTTCGTCGCAACAACGTGTAGTTGAGGACCATGCTGATATATTGGCGAGAGCTATAAAAGTTATAGAGTCGCGTATATTGGACTGTGACAAAAGCAAAACGATCAACTTGGAAAATGAAGAGGAAAATTATTATCCAGAATTGGATGGTCTTTACCCGA ctCCCTCTAGTAGATGCGGGAATATAGAAGATTTGGACGAAAGCTTTTCTTTAGACTCTCCAACTGCTTTAAAAGATAGTTGCATTATCATAAATTCAGACGGTGAAGAGATGTGCAAACAGGAATTTGAGAAATTCTTTACAAGTGAATCTCATCATAGGCCAAACTGA